From the Glycine max cultivar Williams 82 chromosome 11, Glycine_max_v4.0, whole genome shotgun sequence genome, the window AGAAGAATATCTGCAAAAACATTTTGATGCAAACAATAATATGTGAGATGAAATCTATTTtcagataattattataaaagattataagtttttattaaattattatatagttttttttaaaaaaataaaaaaattaatgtttcattgaattgagttataaaataaatcaaattcgaCACACTTACACTTCTAGACATTTGTGAATAAACCGACCTAATTCAATCGTACAAAAATCAAGATGAAAATTGTCCCCACCCCACCTACTTGTATGCATTAATTAAGCATTATCACTGATATACGAGGGATCTCCAACACTTCGTTGTTTGCGAATTCTGGAGGGGTAGTTTTTGGTAGGAAATAGCTTCCTTCAtgctgttttattttttatttttggcttttgCAGTTTGTTGTCGTCCACacgccaaaaaaaataaaataatgaataaatgatAGCATATATGAATCACAAATGAATTCCCTCCAAATTCTCTTCAagcaattatatattataatcgcCGTGGTGTAGATGCGTCCTCTTTGGGGGTGATTTTGACTTGGGTATCATTGTACTCAAACCTTGAAATGCAATTACCAAAATGCCTATAGAGGATGGCTTGGGACATGGGAGATATTCGAACTAGAGAGTTGTAGTTAGAGAGATTAATCATTGAAGATGGTGTTTACTAGTGAGGACCATCAAGTTGAGGAAGGACATTGAAGATAATGTGGATAATAATGAGTTGGCGTAAAGTAGCATATGTGAGAGCCTCAAGGAATGATAATAAAAGaccataaattaagaaaaatagttttcCCCATCATAGAATCTTCTATCCATTTGGCAGCACCATGGAATAAAATGAcgtattttattgaaattgttATAAGGCGATAGGCATGCCTTTGTCAGTTTACGGATGAAGAATTCAAGTCTGAAATTCTCTTAATTATGTCCACACACAGTCACACAGAAGCGGGGAGAGTTGTGTCTCGTAACACTTCCCAGTTAGAGAATCACATCCATGAATATGATCCAACTAATGACTAATACTGCAGCAATTGTGATTGTGTATGACTTATTCTTAGatatatatcaattaataagaatttatataaacataatttaatgtAGCTTTACTCCTCCAAAGACTCACTATATTTGACCTAGGTTAGGTCGGATGCAATCAAGTAATAGGAAGAAAAGATAGAGagtgtaatatataaaataagcaatataataaggagaaaaattaaaaaaaatcgaaacaaatatttttcttaaatgaagTAGGCAATCGTACGTGGCTCCCTATCTGATAATTGACTACATTCAGCACAAATATTGCGTCTGTGGGGTGAGTCATAGTGAAGTCATGCATCATGCATGCTACAATAACAATACAACCAAAGCAATGGCCAAGGGATAGAGATTTTGTTGGTCGCCAAATTTTTCTTTCGTCAATATTGAAATTTAGTGAACTGTGTGCAGATGTTTCTCAATGTGACAGATTTTACAGTTACATTACAAATTTATCCTTAAAAAGGCTAGGcgtaatttcaaatttttaataagaaaaatactaaCAAGTATTTTCAGCATACTAATTAAgggaaaattttattaatgtacATTTTCATGATTTCTATTATGATTATTGTGaatcttaatataaaaatttcaattaatctcttttaaattttaatattaaaaaattagcatTAAACCTTAGAACTTATGGATATaggttttaatattttctaaaataattaatattttattattaagctATAAGTGagaattttacaaatttaaaaatttaatgtttattttggaaACAATTATGTTCAACAACGTAATTGACTTATCTTCAATCTAACAGTAGAGTTTCTTGTTCATTTAGTGCCTCAGAATGTGCAAATGAACGTTTAAAAACTTTGTAACTATAATCCAAGCACTCTAACAAATCAATACTTGTAATTCTTAGACTAAGACTAGATCggctttttacaattttaaaaatcaatatatccACGGTCAAAATTCTCAAACAAATTCGAGGATTCGCTCCAAATTCTAGCAAAACCGTTTTGAATGGGACAAACTGTTGGGGAATGATTCAccacttgtaaaaaaaaagaagagaaaataaagtttACAATAGTAAGCAATGaagatttataataactacCAACTTCATCCTATGTTGCTTCTAGGCAAATCACTAGAAAACTAACTAGTACATTAATGTAGATATTAGATATCCTTCTCGAATCAGTGATTTCAGGGGAGTCTGTCTTCTACGCTTGTTCATAAAGTGCACGTATAAGAGTGTATTTATAGTACtcaaatagaaacaataatatgATCATGATTCACTTCTATTCAAGGATAAAAATACCCTTAATCGTGCACGTTATACCTAAAACAATTTTCCTTAGCAATGAGTGCGTTAGGAGTTTGGTCATTCCTCAAGCAGGAGTCCAAGAAGAAACAGCAAAAAGAATTCGCCCTTTCCATCCTTGCAAAACCCACTTGCCATCCTCACCAACTACAAAATCTTTATGGTATTCCTTCTTCACCATTTCCTTCACTCTATTCACATGCTCTTGGGCCAATGGAAGTTGCTTGAACCCTGCTCTCTGGTTCCTGACTTGCCACTGCTTGTAGGTTTCTGGCCTTTCAACCCTCTCTGCCCCCTCACATGCTATCACATTGATTGCATCCCTTCCAAACAACCCTTTCTCAATCATAAGCCTAGATGGATCTTCACGAGGCACATTGGCTTCAAACATGTCAAACAATGATGAGAAGTGGAAGAGTGCTTCCCTGAACCTTGTCACGAAAAACGGTGCATTGTAAGTGCCGTTGACGATCCCGTGCATGAAGATGTTTGGATTGATCCTCCTGATCAACCTCAGCAAAGCATCTCTTGGACAGTTGGCAGTCACGGTTTCATCGGATAGGTTCTTCAATCTGTACAAACAGTTAACCACAGTTACTTCACTCCTATCAATTTTGAGGTCTTCAAGTCTTATAGTTTCCCATTTTTGTGCAAGGCAATTGTACTCAAATGGGACTCCAAACCTCTTGCAGTACTTCTCCAGCCACCGCCCTGTCTCCTCAACCCTTTCCGCCGGCCTAAATCCCGGCTGGGGAAGATCAATTCCCATCATACGAAGCTTTGGAGGCCCGCCCGGCCTCTCTGAAAGCCGTTGGATGAGGCAAGGCCACTGGAAACCATAGCTAATCCCAAAGTCAATAATGTGAATACTGCTTTCATTTTGTGCTAGCTTCAGAATAGTGCTGTTAGCCAAGAAATTTGACATCCTGAGAAATGGTGATGCTGAGATATACACTCTGTAGGCTTTCAACATATCTGCGGCAGATGCTGATTGAAAGGAAATGAACTTTGGTGTCCCAGCAGCTAACCGTTTCTCAAGGCCATCGGCAAAGTAATGAGCCAAACGCTGAAGTCCATCGCCATAAGGTGAAGAGTGCTGCCTAATCTGCTTGAGTGTTTCATTTGCAGTCCTTTGGTCAAAGCTAGCCACAGCCTGTGCACATTGAGTTAGCAAAGTCCATAAATCCACCGTTGCGCTTGCACTTGTCCTCTTGTTGGAACCTTTCTTCGATCGTGTTTTCTTCCCATTAGATCCTCCTGAGTCAGCAATCTGCGATGGTGACGGTTCACGGCCAGCATAAAAAATAGATGGACTCTTACCATCCTTACACAGCAGCACATCATCAAACATGCTAGATGGCTCCGAATCATCCAAGTAGACAGCTGAAAGCTTGTTGCTTTTCTCCTCTTCTTCATGTGAGATATCATTCATTTGATAGCTCCTCTTCTCCCTCAATCCTGTGGCTGTTACAGAACCCCGCATCACACCATCCTCAATAGCACGTGGCTTGTTCTGCAAGTGAATCAAATTCCAGGCTCCATTTGAAAAATGGACCCCAGCTTGTGTCTCTCTAAACAGATCAGGAGCTACATATGTGTGTTCCAGAGAATCAATTAGAGATCTTTGTAGGAAAGAGGAATCCAAGTCACTAGCACCGTTAAACCAATCAGACTCGCATGAATTATCAGTGGTATAACTGCTAAAACTCTCAGAACTAGTAGTTCCACCAAAATTATCATCTGGGTCAGGATTATCATTAAATTGACCAGTTGATGAAGGGTAACTACGAACCAATGCATCATAGAATGATTTTTCAGCAGCCTGAAGTCTCAAACAATCCTGCAACATGCAGGGTTTTCGCTCCAAATCAACTTCTTCATCCATGAGGATGTCACTAATGTATCTGAGAATGGGATTGGAGTGCTTAGTACTCTCTGCATGTTCTCCATTCGAGCTTGTCCCAGAAGAAGGACCAGAATCAGTGACAGATTCTGAAGGGGAACATGAATCATCCACCTTGAACCCACTTTCCGGATTCTGATTCGAAAACACCGAGATAGGACCGTTTACAAAAGGGAAATTTTCCAAAAGGGAATCCGTGGAGAGCATGTTGGTGCCGCAAAGAATAAAATTcgaacaaacaaaaaaactttaCTTTCTACAGAGATATAGTTTCTGAGGGCTTAGCTATTAAATAAAGCTACACAGCAGAGACAAGAATCTTTGACTAGGCTGAATGTTTTACCACTCCAAACACAGTTACAGAGAACAGGAACAGATCAAGTAATTGAAGTAAATGATGTGTTGAACAAAGTgataacaaatattattaagaaCAAGGAGGGAAGTTCAGGAATCTAAACAAGACAAGAGTGATCCTAGACCAAAGTAATAATAGTCTTTTTGGATAATATACATTAGAGAATAGATTGTAACGAAGAAGAacgaatgaatgaatgaatgaatgagagGGGAAAACAAAGAAAGGATGAGGAATGGGTTTTGGGGCAGAGTTACCTGAGAGAATTTGACAATCCAACTAAAAGAGTGAGGAAGTAACCGCAGAGGCTTGGTGAATGGAGATTATCCCTTTGCTATATTGtatgatatgatattttaatttataaaaacaacctttttctttttgtcataCTGAAGTTTCTAGGAAGGTAGACGATGTTTAAGGTGAGACTCTCAC encodes:
- the LOC100793210 gene encoding scarecrow-like protein 14 — protein: MLSTDSLLENFPFVNGPISVFSNQNPESGFKVDDSCSPSESVTDSGPSSGTSSNGEHAESTKHSNPILRYISDILMDEEVDLERKPCMLQDCLRLQAAEKSFYDALVRSYPSSTGQFNDNPDPDDNFGGTTSSESFSSYTTDNSCESDWFNGASDLDSSFLQRSLIDSLEHTYVAPDLFRETQAGVHFSNGAWNLIHLQNKPRAIEDGVMRGSVTATGLREKRSYQMNDISHEEEEKSNKLSAVYLDDSEPSSMFDDVLLCKDGKSPSIFYAGREPSPSQIADSGGSNGKKTRSKKGSNKRTSASATVDLWTLLTQCAQAVASFDQRTANETLKQIRQHSSPYGDGLQRLAHYFADGLEKRLAAGTPKFISFQSASAADMLKAYRVYISASPFLRMSNFLANSTILKLAQNESSIHIIDFGISYGFQWPCLIQRLSERPGGPPKLRMMGIDLPQPGFRPAERVEETGRWLEKYCKRFGVPFEYNCLAQKWETIRLEDLKIDRSEVTVVNCLYRLKNLSDETVTANCPRDALLRLIRRINPNIFMHGIVNGTYNAPFFVTRFREALFHFSSLFDMFEANVPREDPSRLMIEKGLFGRDAINVIACEGAERVERPETYKQWQVRNQRAGFKQLPLAQEHVNRVKEMVKKEYHKDFVVGEDGKWVLQGWKGRILFAVSSWTPA